A genome region from Anopheles stephensi strain Indian chromosome 2, UCI_ANSTEP_V1.0, whole genome shotgun sequence includes the following:
- the LOC118508503 gene encoding lanC-like protein 3 homolog isoform X2 produces MFWKLSRSEETKNLFPCLKLASKYIAEAKHHSAKKHRSSKDSVAFLCGESGIAAVSAVIAHSQGNGHDAENEVKIFLKGHPICATDGGYEADEVLVGRAGYLHGSYWLNQTIASKPIANETVTAICKVILTRGRRIAASLQTAAPLMYEYHEKTYLGAAHGICAILHALLESPWFDRDDNGQFCVSPTKLSDIKNTIDYVLTMQNHEGNFPTRHDSNRTLVHWCHGCGGAIYLFAKAYLTFKEEKYLECCRKCADTIWHQGLLRKGPGICHGVAGNGYAFLLMYRLTEEMCYLYRAAKFAEFLNSPTIAEQLLAPDRPYSLYEGLAGTVCFLVDLLTPLQAAFPFMDVFEKKCA; encoded by the coding sequence ATGTTCTGGAAACTGTCCCGAtcggaagaaacaaaaaatctgtttCCGTGTTTGAAGCTCGCATCGAAATATATCGCTGAAGCTAAACACCACTCAGCGAAGAAACATCGTTCTAGCAAGGATAGCGTAGCTTTTCTTTGTGGAGAGTCTGGAATTGCTGCCGTATCTGCAGTTATCGCTCACTCGCAGGGAAATGGGCATGATGCAGAAAATGaggtgaaaatatttttaaaaggaCATCCCATTTGTGCGACGGATGGTGGATACGAAGCCGACGAAGTTTTGGTCGGTAGAGCCGGCTACCTGCATGGTTCGTACTGGTTAAATCAAACGATTGCATCGAAACCGATTGCAAATGAAACAGTAACCGCAATTTGTAAAGTTATACTGACACGTGGACGACGCATTGCCGCTTCGCTACAAACTGCAGCACCATTGATGTATGAATATCACGAAAAAACTTATCTCGGCGCTGCTCATGGAATTTGTGCGATTTTGCACGCTCTGCTCGAATCGCCCTGGTTCGACCGTGATGATAATGGGCAATTTTGTGTTTCGCCAACCAAACTATCGGACATCAAAAACACCATAGATTACGTACTGACAATGCAAAACCACGAAGGAAACTTTCCTACACGACATGATTCGAACCGAACGCTCGTTCACTGGTGCCATGGATGCGGTGGAGCCATTTATCTGTTCGCCAAAGCTTATCTTACTTTCAAAGAGGAAAAGTATCTAGAATGCTGCCGAAAGTGCGCTGACACAATTTGGCACCAAGGTTTACTTCGCAAAGGGCCGGGAATTTGTCATGGGGTTGCCGGTAACGGCTACGCGTTCCTGCTAATGTATCGTTTGACGGAAGAAATGTGTTATCTGTATCGGGCAGCAAAATTTGCAGAATTTTTAAACTCGCCAACAATTGCGGAACAACTACTGGCACCCGATCGTCCATACAGCTTGTACGAAGGCTTGGCTGGAACTGTATGCTTTTTAGTTGATCTCTTAACTCCTTTGCAAGCTGCCTTTCCGTTTATGGATGTATTTGAGAAAAAATGcgcttaa
- the LOC118508502 gene encoding golgin-84: MSWFQDLAGKAENILTKIDQNAATVLQTRPTSGDVEGAPLLEVSVMTNEAPSPNVPKPRMVVSKSSLLSKKMPKGMVRSASNASYEKSQEQEAETQSVKSEKPNISGSSSRRSSLTSKKDGTVIDMSELVTNHSSHDVREPNYSIEKEMAALKIVLAEVKAERDELKGELDTALSQQLSNGETESKLLELEVLCQNLSTEKNSLAGKLLAIEEVNSKYVKSISELESTIAKHIQSEQELNGKLETAKLETENVLSELQQYRVRAHATLQLKEKTIEQLKEQMNGSRADDGISPNDAATVSSAEQILQIELEQTRQEKANLLEELNNLNERMRQREAQWLSNEEKLRLTVNGLEQNGHRFQQQVSFEMDKFKLLEDDFHAQQKELASAREELIKQRTSFTMRLHEKESEINKLRNKIHNRPVSPLNDHEDRLASLTQSLVQKQTALETVTAERNALRIQLEKLENQYRNTASQVRQQRAVYLNSNVTDDAKSQVPNFMLETPFDNNVARRMKRAYSSLDSIGIRLGVFLRRYPLIRILVIVYVAVLHLWVMFVLLSSTPT, encoded by the exons ATGTCTTGGTTTCAAGATCTAGCTGGCAAGGCGGAAAACATACTTACGAAGATAGATCAGAATGCTGCCACAGTGCTACAAACCCGCCCAACATCTGGTGATGTGGAAGGTGCTCCGCTGCTGGAGGTCAGTGTGATGACGAACGAAGCTCCCTCGCCGAATGTACCCAAACCAAGGATGGTGGTCTCCAAAAGTTCTCTGCTTAGCAAAAAGATGCCCAAAGGAATGGTGCGTTCCGCATCTAATGCGTCCTACGAAAAAAGCCAAGAGCAGGAAGCCGAAACACAATCAGTAAAATCCGAAAAACCAAACATATCCGGATCCTCTTCCCGCCGCAGTTCGCTGACCTCAAAGAAGGATGGCACAGTCATCGATATGAGCGAGCTGGTGACAAATCATTCCAGCCACGATGTGCGTGAGCCAAACTATTCCatcgaaaaggaaatggcTGCGTTGAAGATAGTGCTTGCTGAAGTAAAAGCCGAACGGGACGAACTGAAAGGTGAACTCGATACAGCACTCTCGCAACAGCTGAGCAATGGCGAGACGGAAAGTAAACTATTGGAGCTTGAAGTACTGTGCCAGAATTTATCGACAGAAAAGAATAGTTTGGCTGGAAAGTTGCTCGCCATTGAAGAGGTAAACAGTAAGTACGTAAAATCCATCTCGGAGCTGGAATCAACGATTGCAAAGCACATACAGAGCGAGCAGGAACTAAACGGGAAGCTGGAGACGGCGAAACTCGAGACAGAAAATGTGCTGAGTGAATTGCAACAATATCGTGTTCGGGCACATGCGACGCTACAgttgaaagagaaaacaattGAACAGCTGAAGGAACAAATGAACGGTAGCCGAGCTGATGATGGTATCAGCCCGAACGATGCTGCTACAGTCAGCAGTGCTGAGCAGATACTACAGATTGAACTGGAGCAAACAAGGCAAGAGAAGGCAAATCTCTTGGAGGAACTGAACAATCTTAACGAACGCATGAGGCAGCGCGAAGCACAATGGTTGAGCAACGAGGAAAAGTTGCGGTTAACCGTTAACGGGCTAGAACAAAACGGTCATCGATTTCAGCAACAAGTTTCGTTCGAGAtggataaatttaaattgctgGAAGACGATTTTCATGCACAGCAAAAGGAACTAGCGTCTGCGCGGGAGGAGCTGATCAAGCAACGTACAAGCTTCACTATGCGGCTGCACGAGAA AGAGTCGGAGATCAACAAGCTGCGTAACAAAATACACAACCGACCAGTAAGTCCACTAAATGACCACGAGGATCGGTTAGCATCGTTGACACAGTCACTGGtgcagaagcaaacagcattAGAGACGGTTACGGCCGAACGAAATGCTCTTCGAATACAGCTGGAAAAATTGGAA AACCAGTACCGAAACACTGCATCACAAGTGAGACAACAGCGGGCGGTTTATTTAAACAGTAACGTTACTGATGATG CCAAATCACAGGTACCGAACTTCATGCTAGAAACGCCATTCGACAACAACGTGGCGCGAAGGATGAAACGCGCATATTCATCTCTCGATTCAATCGGCATTCGGCTGGGAGTGTTTCTGCGACGTTACCCACTGATACGCATTCTTGTGATAGTTTATGTTGCCGTTTTGCATCTGTGGGTAATGTTCGTGCTCCTGTCTTCTACGCCTACATAG
- the LOC118508501 gene encoding ralA-binding protein 1, whose amino-acid sequence MDFDSPDCVEKDFPGLYASDASGKSKKDDKDFSDADPEKVSKKELLIGRRKDKKEKKTAYATLEGESSPEEELETKSPSKTKKSKTFKFPTKSKEKREKSREKDREKPDSSKPEECVKAPEKGDKDKDKKKDKEKKEKEKKDKSKDKKDKKLKQGSVSEEVLELGDAQPIFGVSLGLATERSRCHDGVNLPLVVRDCIDYLQEHGLQSEQIYKVEAVKTKLQQLKRTYNNREGSCVGEMDVPIACGLLKMFLRELPEPILTTDLSSRFEEVASHSQVSQQEQELVCLVEQLPSCNRTLLSWMFMHVDAVTQNEDFTKMNAQNIAMLLSPTLQMSHRLFVAILCHCSTLFADTNLHKYIPPITASSPNLPETPDEISLELRKQESLLAQIHAEMNAGFVTKKREEQLWEVQRIITQLKRKLRSFEKKSDCVQKSLDDTVDGDVSIDLNIQKSKLSCSDDESSIKTVTAISTESATNTEAKNTPQETSDETAVPAERKASIAESPDTATVKRDGSGMQPTAPEAPPTSDKVTVTDNGFLLLPQNHPEYLTLIRLQLENQELVNWKAQLQSRIQTERNEIVKMKKLLVVDGGGIAVPTDASLTASEEYEKLMAHYVKENALLEQKRQMLAKEIFEENKNLIQMQVELALNRYRI is encoded by the exons ATGGATTTCGATAGTCCTGATTGTGTGGAAAAGGATTTTCCCGGCCTGTACGCTTCCGATGCGAgtgggaaaagcaaaaaagatgATAAAGATT TTAGTGACGCTGATCCGGAAAAGGTCAGCAAAAAGGAGCTGCTAATAGGTCGCCGAAAGGataagaaggagaagaaaacggCTTACGCCACCTTGGAGGGTGAAAGCTCACCGGAAGAGGAGCTCGAAACAAA GAGCCCTTCGAAGACGAAAAAGTCGAAAACGTTCAAGTTCCCCACAAAGAGCAaggaaaagagggaaaaatcACGCGAAAAGGATAGGGAAAAACCAGACTCATCGAAACCGGAGGAGTGTGTGAAGGCGCCCGAGAAGGGGGATAAAGATAAGGACAAGAAAAAggacaaggaaaaaaaggaaaaagagaagaaggATAAATCGAAAGacaaaaaggacaaaaaacTGAAGCAGGGAAGTGTCAGCGAGGAGGTACTGGAGCTGGGCGATGCGCAACCCATCTTTGGCGTGTCGCTTGGATTGGCTACCGAGCGGAGCCGTTGCCATGACGGTGTGAACCTTCCGCTGGTGGTACGTGACTGCATCGATTACCTGCAGGAGCATGGCCTGCAAAGCGAACAGATCTATAAGGTCGAGGCTGTTAAGACAAAGTTGCAACAGCTAAAGCGAACGTACAATAACCGCGAGGGATCCTGCGTCGGTGAGATGGACGTGCCGATTGCTTGCGGATTGCTAAAGATGTTTTTGCGCGAGCTTCCGGAGCCGATACTTACCACCGATCTGTCGTCCCGATTCGAAGAGGTTGCTTCACACTCGCAAGTCTCGCAGCAAGAGCAGGAACTGGTGTGTTTGGTCGAACAATTGCCGAGCTGCAACAGAACGCTGCTCTCCTGGATGTTTATGCACGTTGATGCGGTAACACAGAACGAAGATTTTACAAAGATGAATGCGCAGAACATTGCGATGCTGCTCAGCCCCACGCTTCAGATGTCGCACCGCTTGTTTGTGGCGATACTGTGCCATTGCAGCACCCTGTTCGCCGACACAAACTTACACAA ATATATTCCGCCGATAACGGCATCAAGCCCAAACTTACCCGAAACGCCGGACGAAATATCGCTAGAGCTAAGGAAGCAGGAAAGCCTACTGGCGCAAATTCACGCCGAAATGAATGCCGGCTTCGTTACGAAGAAACGCGAAGAGCAGCTTTGGGAAGTGCAACGCATCATTACACAACTGAag CGAAAATTGCGATCATTCGAGAAAAAGTCCGATTGCGTACAGAAAAGCCTCGACGATACGGTGGACGGAGAtgtttcgatcgatttgaaCATACAAAAATCTAAACTGTCCTGTTCGGACGATGAATCGTCCATTAAAACCGTAACGGCCATCTCGACCGAATCGGCCACAAATACCGAAGCCAAAAACACACCACAAGAAACGTCCGACGAAACGGCGGTCCCAGCAGAGCGGAAAGCTTCCATCGCGGAGTCTCCCGATACGGCCACAGTGAAGCGGGACGGTTCAGGGATGCAGCCGACAGCACCGGAAGCACCACCGACCAGCGACAAGGTAACGGTTACCGATAATGGATTTCTGCTGCTACCACAAAACCATCCGGAGTATCTTACGCTGATACGGCTGCAGCTCGAAAATCAGGAACTGGTAAACTGGAAAGCGCAACTGCAGTCCCGTATACAGACGGAGCGCAATGAGATAGTGAAAATGAAGAAACTGCTCGTGGTGGATGGCGGTGGAATTGCCGTTCCGACCGATGCATCGCTAACGGCTAGCGAGGAGTACGAGAAGCTGATGGCTCATTACGTGAAGGAAAATGCACTGCTCGAACAGAAACGCCAGATGCTAGCGAAGGAAATATTCGAGGAAAACAAGAACCTTATACAAATGCAGGTGGAATTGGCTCTAAATCGGTACAGGATATAA
- the LOC118508503 gene encoding lanC-like protein 3 homolog isoform X1, producing the protein MSDRFFPNPYVDYDGKAHGTEYHSIVSRRSVIDLIVKYVGMIQNHTQTKMREDLYVGTAGIAFMFWKLSRSEETKNLFPCLKLASKYIAEAKHHSAKKHRSSKDSVAFLCGESGIAAVSAVIAHSQGNGHDAENEVKIFLKGHPICATDGGYEADEVLVGRAGYLHGSYWLNQTIASKPIANETVTAICKVILTRGRRIAASLQTAAPLMYEYHEKTYLGAAHGICAILHALLESPWFDRDDNGQFCVSPTKLSDIKNTIDYVLTMQNHEGNFPTRHDSNRTLVHWCHGCGGAIYLFAKAYLTFKEEKYLECCRKCADTIWHQGLLRKGPGICHGVAGNGYAFLLMYRLTEEMCYLYRAAKFAEFLNSPTIAEQLLAPDRPYSLYEGLAGTVCFLVDLLTPLQAAFPFMDVFEKKCA; encoded by the exons ATGTCTGATCGATTCTTTCCGAATCCTTATGTAGATTACGACGGGAAAGCCCATGGTACAGAGTACCATAGCATTGTAAGCCGTAGAAGTGTGATTGATCTTATCGTAAAGTACGTTGGAATGATTCAGAACCACACTCAAACAAAGATGCGCGAGGATCTCTATGTAGGAACTGCAG GGATCGCTTTCATGTTCTGGAAACTGTCCCGAtcggaagaaacaaaaaatctgtttCCGTGTTTGAAGCTCGCATCGAAATATATCGCTGAAGCTAAACACCACTCAGCGAAGAAACATCGTTCTAGCAAGGATAGCGTAGCTTTTCTTTGTGGAGAGTCTGGAATTGCTGCCGTATCTGCAGTTATCGCTCACTCGCAGGGAAATGGGCATGATGCAGAAAATGaggtgaaaatatttttaaaaggaCATCCCATTTGTGCGACGGATGGTGGATACGAAGCCGACGAAGTTTTGGTCGGTAGAGCCGGCTACCTGCATGGTTCGTACTGGTTAAATCAAACGATTGCATCGAAACCGATTGCAAATGAAACAGTAACCGCAATTTGTAAAGTTATACTGACACGTGGACGACGCATTGCCGCTTCGCTACAAACTGCAGCACCATTGATGTATGAATATCACGAAAAAACTTATCTCGGCGCTGCTCATGGAATTTGTGCGATTTTGCACGCTCTGCTCGAATCGCCCTGGTTCGACCGTGATGATAATGGGCAATTTTGTGTTTCGCCAACCAAACTATCGGACATCAAAAACACCATAGATTACGTACTGACAATGCAAAACCACGAAGGAAACTTTCCTACACGACATGATTCGAACCGAACGCTCGTTCACTGGTGCCATGGATGCGGTGGAGCCATTTATCTGTTCGCCAAAGCTTATCTTACTTTCAAAGAGGAAAAGTATCTAGAATGCTGCCGAAAGTGCGCTGACACAATTTGGCACCAAGGTTTACTTCGCAAAGGGCCGGGAATTTGTCATGGGGTTGCCGGTAACGGCTACGCGTTCCTGCTAATGTATCGTTTGACGGAAGAAATGTGTTATCTGTATCGGGCAGCAAAATTTGCAGAATTTTTAAACTCGCCAACAATTGCGGAACAACTACTGGCACCCGATCGTCCATACAGCTTGTACGAAGGCTTGGCTGGAACTGTATGCTTTTTAGTTGATCTCTTAACTCCTTTGCAAGCTGCCTTTCCGTTTATGGATGTATTTGAGAAAAAATGcgcttaa
- the LOC118508505 gene encoding uncharacterized protein LOC118508505: MAASVYATPPPDLSGEEAVLSDASNSSQTNSSHSSTLKASKRTLSSSFLNAATTQSSTTTSQLSSDSLPDLSKKRRKQSMPIRFSANGTAIEVSAATGTETVVDERSLDGTRENIQDAPEDDQERTEANSASNPTSPAMENGDDESAALLEEQQNNFQKIFLSNLSQLQQKHLQLQQQQQSTEGFLGLTNPGTSLPENFLTSKLNSFIALSGARADRESSSGPRSDDEQEVADDRAQSNADEPQRRQSREQSPAGKNVSSAEGVLKPRETDPERKTLSPPGAKSVSGTEGEEKVAEQPSTTTSPPKISLKKELLMDPEWDGEIRSNMPKADDWISIAGLSFPFPPEAAAALSASGYLPQLPLLGVPTVSAFGSSGDGSNRPGVPPLRIFNPEAYCDLCNKEFCNKYFLKTHKANKHGIYEPAPGNGSSDVASSALSAMNNPFNPIHQLSQVFQMQQQQHSSVPIAGEQIEKLSSHHTAASDAERLQSQAMLQSHAQSMTAGQQNQPAAGKTMPQLPMRSAHSPKVSVVPNQIQPTVFCDICFKKFSSLSAMRKHRSKAHELSNSNHQLQQQQQQQQQQQLHQQQQQQQLQQQLQQHLQQQYHQQMQTQQQHAKLAVARQEASDSGLEASSVGGPLQLPDGFREDYTIEQEDATFTPQPRKLSPHSMQAAKEANFSADKLRRLGVVNPEAFCEICCKEYCNKYFLRTHKLKRHGILPTADELKDEGRQPWAPFLQTSPLNLIMGGTAADVVNAQMALQAASPSSLRKLITAGELGNDSVAIEGAKGVEIKREQSPSVKMDNGGGDSDDQQQSEGGIPGTSSADDAGRDGGSDEDAEAISVDLQKLQSMIMQLNDLNSIQQQRKVGCGVCGKEMANQYLLHAHMIQEHGALGMDNNNGPKGSRAPTPNDLPETCKHCDKEFANVYMLKQHLVEVHGSLSSMPSPKREGFITPERPTTVPAGVGNGGTGSGGGATIPMPPGAPAYGERKPSYSLTPTSSYCEICNKELCNKYFMKTHMQRMHGIEIENGAQIGGVVCNICNKELCSKYFLRVHKHNTHGIVEEGAPLPQPRQNGSSAIAGVGELGAGESGDGGSFPGSDLKPGEVSDLSNRYYSHFTEVCPLCSRRFRSAKWLRAHLLSDHGKVGVEKLKDIEQKLGSNTPNGSSMVGNGANAGGGSGSSRSKSNSPSLKVPNGLNEGKFGSKSPFGGLSPAEAAKFLPKGTTIPTLFGPDQPTSPIGGLKGYQCSYCSFATPLLPLLFIHERSHSSLTIVQQQLLQQQQHHQQEEAQAAAAAAAAAALGAAPFVPLLKSESAVSLAKDQSANQLMPGTSSETPSSTPASTPVPSLSQEALNLRQQTRSQSPERAASPRDADPPARTDTKPTSPKPASPPSVAGSEPTAMLSEVANITQRPAVYALPQQSGPLMMQSFLIEESLSDGAGGRSPKDATDRSDGPLGQDHRFVPAVVFLPVKERILTPMTISFNLSPA, from the coding sequence ATGGCTGCCTCAGTCTATGCAACACCGCCACCCGATCTTAGCGGCGAAGAAGCAGTCTTGAGTGATGCATCAAACTCGTCGCAAACCAACAGTTCCCACAGTTCCACGCTGAAAGCTTCCAAGCGTACGCTCTCGTCATCGTTCCTAAATGCAGCAACAACGCAAAGCAGCACCACTACCTCACAGCTCAGCTCGGACTCGCTGCCCGATCTGTCCAAGAAGCGGCGCAAGCAATCGATGCCGATTCGATTTTCGGCCAACGGTACGGCCATCGAAGTGTCGGCAGCGACCGGCACCGAGACAGTTGTCGATGAGCGATCGCTAGATGGAACGCGCGAAAACATTCAAGATGCGCCAGAAGACGATCAGGAGCGCACCGAAGCCAACAGCGCATCGAATCCCACCAGTCCGGCGATGGAAAACGGGGACGACGAGAGTGCAGCGTTGCTGGAAGAGCAGCAGAACAACTTTCAGAAGATATTTCTATCGAACCTTAGTCAATTACAGCAAAAGCACCTacaactgcagcagcagcaacaaagcACCGAAGGGTTTCTAGGCCTAACCAATCCGGGCACGTCTCTTCCCGAAAACTTCCTCACTTCCAAGCTGAATAGTTTCATCGCTCTGAGTGGCGCTCGCGCAGATCGGGAATCGTCCTCCGGGCCGAGAAGTGACGACGAGCAGGAAGTGGCCGATGATCGTGCGCAATCCAACGCCGACGAACCACAGAGACGACAAAGTCGTGAGCAATCTCCGGCTGGGAAAAATGTATCATCAGCCGAAGGTGTCCTGAAGCCTCGGGAAACCGATCCGGAGCGGAAGACACTGTCTCCACCGGGAGCCAAGTCTGTTTCTGGGacggaaggagaagaaaaggtAGCCGAACAACCATCCACTACCACTAGCCCACCAAAGATATCCCTCAAAAAGGAACTCCTGATGGACCCGGAATGGGATGGCGAGATTCGTAGCAACATGCCGAAAGCGGACGACTGGATATCGATCGCCGGGCTATCGTTCCCATTCCCACCAGAAGCGGCCGCCGCACTGTCCGCGTCGGGGTATCTGCCCCAGCTGCCACTGTTAGGTGTGCCGACAGTGTCCGCGTTCGGCTCGTCCGGTGACGGTAGCAATCGGCCAGGAGTACCTCCATTGCGCATCTTCAATCCGGAAGCGTACTGCGATCTATGCAACAAGGAGTTTTGTAACAAGTACTTCTTGAAGACACATAAGGCGAACAAGCACGGCATCTACGAACCAGCACCCGGCAACGGTAGTTCGGACGTCGCTAGCTCGGCACTGTCGGCCATGAACAATCCCTTCAATCCAATTCATCAGCTATCGCAGGTGTTCCagatgcagcaacagcaacactcCAGCGTCCCTATCGCTGGCGAGCAAATAGAGAAGCTCTCCAGCCATCACACTGCTGCTTCGGATGCGGAACGTTTGCAGTCTCAGGCGATGTTGCAATCACATGCCCAATCCATGACAGCCGGTCAACAAAATCAACCAGCGGCCGGGAAAACGATGCCACAGCTGCCGATGCGTTCGGCCCATTCTCCAAAGGTTTCCGTGGTACCAAATCAAATTCAACCCACCGTCTTTTGCGACATTTGTTTCAAGAAATTCAGCAGCCTCAGCGCAATGCGTAAACATCGCAGCAAGGCCCACGAGCTGTCAAACAGTAACCATCAgttgcaacaacagcagcagcagcagcagcaacaacaactgcaccagcaacagcaacagcaacaacttcaACAACAACTTCAGCAACACTTGCAGCAACAGTATCACCAGCAAATGCAgacacagcagcaacatgcaAAGCTCGCCGTAGCGAGACAGGAAGCATCAGATTCCGGACTAGAAGCATCGTCCGTGGGAGGACCACTGCAGCTGCCCGATGGTTTCCGAGAGGATTACACCATCGAGCAGGAGGATGCTACATTTACTCCACAGCCGCGCAAACTATCGCCCCACTCGATGCAGGCGGCCAAGGAGGCCAACTTCTCGGCCGACAAGTTACGTCGCCTCGGTGTTGTCAATCCGGAGGCATTCTGCGAGATTTGCTGCAAGGAGTATTGTAACAAATATTTCCTGCGTACCCACAAGCTCAAGCGTCACGGCATCCTGCCGACAGCGGACGAACTGAAGGATGAGGGCCGCCAGCCGTGGGCACCGTTCCTGCAAACGAGCCCACTGAACCTGATCATGGGTGGTACGGCGGCCGATGTGGTGAACGCCCAGATGGCTCTGCAAGCGGCATCTCCTTCTTCGCTAAGAAAGCTAATAACGGCGGGCGAGTTGGGTAACGATTCGGTCGCGATCGAGGGCGCCAAGGGAGTGGAGATCAAACGTGAACAGTCGCCATCGGTGAAAATGGACAATGGAGGTGGTGATTCGGATGATCAGCAGCAGTCCGAGGGAGGCATCCCCGGAACGAGCAGTGCGGATGATGCTGGTCGCGACGGTGGTAGTGATGAAGACGCAGAGGCGATCAGTGTTGATCTGCAGAAGCTGCAATCGATGATCATGCAGCTGAACGATCTGAACAGtatccagcagcagcgcaaaGTGGGTTGTGGCGTGTGCGGCAAGGAAATGGCTAACCAGTATCTCCTGCATGCGCATATGATTCAAGAGCATGGTGCACTGGGCATGGACAATAATAACGGTCCAAAGGGCTCCCGTGCTCCGACCCCGAACGATCTGCCCGAGACGTGCAAGCACTGCGACAAAGAGTTTGCAAACGTGTACATGTTGAAGCAGCATTTGGTTGAGGTGCATGGAAGTTTGTCGAGTATGCCGAGCCCCAAACGTGAGGGTTTTATCACACCAGAGCGGCCGACCACTGTACCAGCTGGAGTCGGTAATGGCGGCACGGGCAGTGGCGGTGGAGCCACCATCCCGATGCCACCCGGTGCTCCCGCATATGGCGAACGTAAACCAAGCTACTCGCTGACACCTACCAGCAGCTATTGCGAGATTTGCAACAAGGAGCTGTGCAACAAGTACTTCATGAAGACGCACATGCAGCGCATGCATGGCATCGAGATCGAGAATGGGGCGCAGATCGGTGGCGTCGTCTGCAACATTTGCAACAAGGAGCTCTGCAGCAAGTATTTCCTCCGGgtgcacaaacacaacacgcaCGGCATCGTGGAGGAAGGGGCCCCGCTACCGCAACCTCGTCAGAATGGCTCATCAGCAATAGCCGGTGTAGGTGAGCTGGGAGCGGGAGAGTCCGGCGACGGTGGGTCCTTCCCGGGCAGTGACTTAAAGCCGGGCGAGGTGAGCGATCTCAGCAATCGCTACTACTCACATTTCACTGAAGTGTGCCCGCTGTGCAGCCGACGATTCCGCAGTGCAAAGTGGTTACGGGCGCATCTCTTGAGCGACCACGGGAAGGTTGGTGTCGAGAAGCTAAAGGACATCGAGCAGAAGCTTGGTTCGAACACGCCGAACGGAAGTTCTATGGTGGGCAACGGTGCCAATGCAGGAGGTGGCAGTGGAAGCAGCCGGAGCAAATCCAACAGTCCTTCGCTGAAGGTACCGAACGGGTTGAATGAAGGCAAGTTTGGTTCCAAATCACCGTTCGGAGGTTTAAGCCCAGCCGAGGCAGCCAAGTTCCTGCCCAAGGGTACCACCATTCCTACACTGTTCGGGCCCGATCAACCGACCTCTCCAATCGGCGGTCTGAAGGGATACCAATGCTCGTACTGCTCTTTCGCAACGCCGCTTTTGCCACTGCTCTTCATTCACGAACGGTCGCATTCGAGCTTGACTAtcgtgcagcagcagttgctacagcaacagcaacaccatcaGCAAGAGGAAGCCCAAGCGGCGgctgccgcagcagcagcagcagctctcgGTGCAGCGCCCTTCGTTCCGCTGCTCAAGTCCGAATCGGCCGTCTCACTGGCGAAGGATCAATCCGCCAATCAGCTGATGCCTGGTACGTCATCCGAAACGCCCTCTTCTACGCCAGCATCCACCCCGGTACCTTCGCTGTCGCAGGAGGCGCTCAACTTACGTCAGCAGACCCGATCCCAGAGCCCGGAACGTGCCGCATCTCCTCGCGACGCAGACCCACCAGCCCGCACGGACACGAAACCAACCTCACCGAAGCCAGCCTCTCCGCCGTCCGTTGCCGGCAGCGAGCCAACTGCGATGCTGTCGGAGGTGGCCAACATTACCCAACGGCCAGCTGTGTACGCGCTGCCCCAGCAAAGTGGCCCGCTCATGATGCAATCGTTCCTGATCGAGGAGTCGCTGAGTGACGGTGCTGGGGGACGCTCGCCGAAGGATGCCACCGACCGGTCGGATGGACCGCTAGGGCAGGATCACAGGTTCGTACCAGCTGTTGTTTTCTTACCCGTTAAGGAGCGTATCCTTACGCCGATGACAATATCGTTCAATCTGAGTCCCGCCTAG